The Myxococcales bacterium genome includes the window GCCCGAAACCGATCACCAGGGTGCACTAATTTTTGGCGAACAAGTGCGACGGCTCATCGCGGATGAGGCGTTTGACTACGAAGGCGAGCACTTTTCGGTGAGCATCTCAGTGGGCGTCGCGACGGCGACAAGCCAGGCAATTGATATTCAGGCGTTGGTCGGTGAGGCAGATGAAAATTTATTACAGGCCAAGCGCACCGGCAAAAATCGCGTCATAGGCTAATCGGTTCCTGGCTACGTCGCCGTGGCCAAGATTGCCTCGCACAGGCTGGGATAATCCATCCCCGCGGCCTTGGCGATCTTGGGGATCAGGCTGGTCTTGGTCATGCCCGGCAACGTGTTGACCTCAAGCACAAACGGCGCGCCGGCGGCATCAAGACGCAGATCGACGCGGCTATAGCCGGTGCAGCCCAGCGCTTGGTGCGTGCGCAGCGCGATCGCTGACGCGGCCGCTACGATGGCCGGCGCCACCTCGGGCGGCACGAGGTATTGCGTGTCGCTGCGTTGATACTTGGCCTCATAGTCGTAGAGCCCGGTGGCCGGACGAATTTCGCAGGACCCAAGCGCGCGCTCGCCTAGAATGGCAACGGTCAGCTCGGCGCCCGGCAAAAAGGCTTCGATGAGTGGCGGCCCTTGGTGGCGACGAGCCAACGCGATGGCGGGCCGTAACTCGGTCGGCGATTGCACAATCGTTAGACCGACGCTCGAGCCTTCGTAGGCGGGCTTAACCACCAACGGATAGGTGAAACTCGCGAGCGCGTCGGCGATTTCTGCGTCGTCGGCGGTTTCGCTTAAGACGGTCCATTTGGGGGTCGGAATACCATTCGAATCAAAAATGCGTTTGGACATGATCTTGTCCATCGCCAGCGCGCTCGCCAGAATGCCCGAGCCGGTGCTCGGAATGCCAAGGCAACGCAAGAGCCCCTGCACCGCGCCGTCTTCGCCATACGTGCCGTGCAGCGCGTTCCACACCACTTCAATCCGCTGCGCCGCGAGCGCGTCGGCGAGCGACATGCCCTGTTGCCAGTCGATGCCGACTGCGTCGTAGCCGCGTTCTTGCAGCCCCGCGAGCACGCCGGCGCCACTATTGAGCGACACCGCGCGCTCGGATGACAACCCGCCCATGACGACGCCGATGCGCTTGCCGGCAAAGGGATGTGGCGCGGATGACGTAGTGGCGCTGGTCTTGGTCATGGGGCATCCTCGCCGACGAGTTTCACTTCTAGTTCTAAGGCGACGCCGTGGGTTTGCGCAACTTCGTGGCGAACCAGCTCGATGAGCGCGAGCAAGTCCGCCGCGCGCGCGCCGCCGATGTTGACCAACCAATTGGCGTGCACCGGTGAGCACACGGCGTCGCCGATTTGCGTGCCCTTGAGCCCACAGGCCTCAATAAGGCGACCCGCAAAATCGCCCGGAGGGTTCTTAAAGATCGACCCAGCGCTCGAAACCTTTTTAGGTTCGCGCTCGTGGCGGCGCTGACGCAGCGCACGAATCTCGGCGTCCATTTCGGCGCGAGGCCGCGGCCGTAGCGCAAGCTGCGCACCCACAACCAGCTCGCCGCGGCCCAGCTTTGAGTTGCGATAGACAAAGCCGCACGCCGCGTTGTCGCGGCAAACCAGCTCGCCTGTGGCCAAGTTCACCGATTCGACGCTAGCGACGACATCTTTGAATTCGCCGACATAGGTGCCCGCGTTCATAATGAGGCCGCCGCCGACCGTGCCTGGCACGCCACCTAAGAACTCGACGCCGCCCAGGTCATGTGCAAGCGCGACGCTGAGCACCTTGCCGGTGGAGACGCCGGCCTGCACGTGCATGACGCCGCCTTCGCGCACCTCAAGCGCCCTAAGGCCGTCCGTAGACAACACGACGCCGCGAATGCCGCCGTCGCGCACGAGCAAATTGGAGCCGCCACCGACCACGGTAAAGGGCAGCGTTTCGGCGAGCGCAAACCCCACCAGCCATTGCACGTCGGCGATGCTGGCCGGCGCCACGAAGGCATCGGCCGGGCCGCCAATTTTGAGCGTGGTGTGACGGCGCATCGGCTCGTCAAAGCGCGCGGCGGCGCCAAACCGCTGCGCGATGGACTCGCGTTGTGCGGGGTTGAGCTTGGAATATGGGTTGGCGGGCACTGTCGCGGAGGCAGGCTCGTCGCGATCGGGGCGCTCATCGCCGACCAGCACGATGCCGTCGTCGATCGGGGCGTGGCCAGAGCTAGTCATCGCGGCGTTTAGTTGCGCGGGATCCGCGCCGCCAATGACGCGACCGTAAAGTCGGCGCTTGGGCGCACGAGGTTTTTCTTGGTCGCGGGGCCGAAGGCCTTTTCGAGCAGCTCGATGATCTCGTTGCAGCACATCTGGATATTGCCGGCGCCGAGCGTCAGCACCAGATCGCCATTTTGCACGTGCTGCGCCACCCATGGCGCGATGTCATCGCGCGTGCCAACGTAGTGCGCGCCTTTGTGGCCGGCGTCGCGCATGTTCTTGATCAGCGTCTCAGACGAGATGCCCTCGATGGGTTTCTCGCCTGCTGGGAACACGTCGCACAAGATCACGGTGTCGGCATCGCCAAAGGCCTTGGTGAACTCGGCGAACTGATCGCGCGTGCGCGAATAGCGATGGGGTTGAAACGCCGCAATGATGCGACGGCCTGGAAATGCCGCACGGGCGCCGGCGAGCGTTGCCTTGACTTCTGATGGATGATGCCCAAAGTCGTCGACAACCGTAATGTCCGCAACTTGGCCACGCACGGTAAAGCGGCGCTGGATGCCCTCGAACGCGCCAATCGCCTTGGCATAGGTCGCAAAATCGATGCCCAAAAAGTCGGCGACCACGAGCACCGCCAGCGCGTTGAGCACGTTGTGATTGCCCGGCATGGGCAGCGCCACTTCGCCAAGCTCTTCGGCGCCGCGCCACGCGACAAATTTGGTGACTAGGCCGTCGGGCCGGATATGCCGCGCGCGATAGTGCGCCTGCCCCGTGATGCCGTACGTCGCGACGCGCTTGGTGAGCTGCGGCAGTATTTCCTGCACGCCTGCGTTGTCGAGACACAACGCCGCCAGCCCGTAAAACGGCACGCGGTTGCAAAAATTGACAAACGCCTTCTTCACGTTGTCGTAGGTGCCGTAGTGATCTAAGTGCTCGGCGTCGATGTTGGTCACCACCGCGAGCGTCGGCGTCAGCGACAAAAACGAGCCATCCGATTCATCGGCTTCGGCCACCAAATAGTCCGACTTGCCCCAGCGCGCGTTGGCAAGGCCAAGCGAGTTGACGCGGCCGCCGATCACCGCGGTTGGGTCGAGCCCGGCGGCCATGAGGACGCTGTGCACCATGGTGGTGGTGGTGGTCTTGCCATGCGCGCCAGCCACGGCAATGCCGTATTTCATGCGCATCAGCTCGCCGAGCATCTCGGCGCGCGGGATGACCGGAATCTGCCGCGCCCGCGCCGCCTCGACCTCGGGATTGTAGCCCTTGATCGCGTTCGAGACGACCACCACGTCGGCGTCGTCGAGGTTGTCGGATTTGTGGCCGTATTTAACGTCGCAACCGATGTCCGCGAGGTGCCGCGTGATTTCGGTCTGATTCATGTCGGAGCCCGAGACCTTGTAGCCCATGTTGGC containing:
- a CDS encoding D-alanine--D-alanine ligase, yielding MTKTSATTSSAPHPFAGKRIGVVMGGLSSERAVSLNSGAGVLAGLQERGYDAVGIDWQQGMSLADALAAQRIEVVWNALHGTYGEDGAVQGLLRCLGIPSTGSGILASALAMDKIMSKRIFDSNGIPTPKWTVLSETADDAEIADALASFTYPLVVKPAYEGSSVGLTIVQSPTELRPAIALARRHQGPPLIEAFLPGAELTVAILGERALGSCEIRPATGLYDYEAKYQRSDTQYLVPPEVAPAIVAAASAIALRTHQALGCTGYSRVDLRLDAAGAPFVLEVNTLPGMTKTSLIPKIAKAAGMDYPSLCEAILATAT
- the murB gene encoding UDP-N-acetylmuramate dehydrogenase, whose product is MTSSGHAPIDDGIVLVGDERPDRDEPASATVPANPYSKLNPAQRESIAQRFGAAARFDEPMRRHTTLKIGGPADAFVAPASIADVQWLVGFALAETLPFTVVGGGSNLLVRDGGIRGVVLSTDGLRALEVREGGVMHVQAGVSTGKVLSVALAHDLGGVEFLGGVPGTVGGGLIMNAGTYVGEFKDVVASVESVNLATGELVCRDNAACGFVYRNSKLGRGELVVGAQLALRPRPRAEMDAEIRALRQRRHEREPKKVSSAGSIFKNPPGDFAGRLIEACGLKGTQIGDAVCSPVHANWLVNIGGARAADLLALIELVRHEVAQTHGVALELEVKLVGEDAP
- a CDS encoding UDP-N-acetylmuramate--L-alanine ligase; its protein translation is MFRKVDTKIHFVGIGGMGMCGIAEVLANMGYKVSGSDMNQTEITRHLADIGCDVKYGHKSDNLDDADVVVVSNAIKGYNPEVEAARARQIPVIPRAEMLGELMRMKYGIAVAGAHGKTTTTTMVHSVLMAAGLDPTAVIGGRVNSLGLANARWGKSDYLVAEADESDGSFLSLTPTLAVVTNIDAEHLDHYGTYDNVKKAFVNFCNRVPFYGLAALCLDNAGVQEILPQLTKRVATYGITGQAHYRARHIRPDGLVTKFVAWRGAEELGEVALPMPGNHNVLNALAVLVVADFLGIDFATYAKAIGAFEGIQRRFTVRGQVADITVVDDFGHHPSEVKATLAGARAAFPGRRIIAAFQPHRYSRTRDQFAEFTKAFGDADTVILCDVFPAGEKPIEGISSETLIKNMRDAGHKGAHYVGTRDDIAPWVAQHVQNGDLVLTLGAGNIQMCCNEIIELLEKAFGPATKKNLVRPSADFTVASLAARIPRN